In Aliiroseovarius pelagivivens, a single window of DNA contains:
- a CDS encoding MFS transporter, producing MAEISARKRIWGWFFFDWASQPYNTLILTFVFAPYFKTVVGDGAQAQASWGFAVGTCGLIIALLAPILGAFADNSGNRLRWIWLFSLMYVIGSFGLWYSSPDNFNMALLLIFFGFGLIGMEFATIFTNAMLPDLGSREEIGSISGNGWAFGYIGGLLTLIIMLALFVEQPNGKTLIGMTPPFGLDPAMKEGTRFVGPLTAVWFAVFMIPFFLWVRDPKPVSSDPLLVRHALASLWKTIRSLPKSPSLFAYLSSSMFYRDALNGMYTFGGIYAAGVLNWSVVDVGIFGILAIITGAIFAWIGGRADRRFGPKPVITICILVLTFVAICIVFISRDSVFGMPVEADSKLPDIGFYILGALIGAAGGALQSASRTMMVRQANPDRMTEAFGLYALAGKATSFLAPFLIGIVTATTGSQQLGVSPLIGLFLLGLVLLIWVKPKGTHA from the coding sequence ATGGCAGAAATCTCGGCACGTAAGCGCATTTGGGGTTGGTTCTTTTTCGATTGGGCCAGCCAACCATATAACACGCTGATCCTGACCTTCGTCTTCGCCCCCTATTTCAAGACCGTTGTGGGCGATGGTGCGCAGGCACAGGCCAGTTGGGGTTTCGCGGTTGGCACCTGCGGCCTGATCATCGCGCTGCTCGCGCCCATTCTTGGGGCATTCGCAGACAATTCCGGCAACCGGCTGCGATGGATCTGGCTGTTTTCCCTCATGTATGTGATCGGCAGTTTCGGGCTTTGGTACTCGTCCCCTGACAACTTCAACATGGCGCTTTTGTTGATCTTCTTTGGCTTCGGGCTGATCGGGATGGAGTTCGCCACGATCTTCACCAACGCGATGCTGCCAGACCTTGGCTCGCGCGAAGAGATCGGAAGCATCTCTGGCAATGGCTGGGCGTTTGGGTATATCGGTGGCCTTTTGACCCTGATCATCATGCTGGCGCTGTTCGTTGAACAGCCCAATGGCAAGACGCTGATCGGCATGACGCCCCCCTTCGGGCTAGACCCGGCGATGAAAGAGGGCACACGCTTTGTTGGCCCACTGACCGCAGTCTGGTTTGCCGTTTTCATGATCCCGTTCTTCCTGTGGGTGCGCGACCCGAAACCGGTCAGCAGCGATCCTTTGCTGGTGCGCCACGCGCTTGCCAGCCTGTGGAAGACCATCCGGTCACTTCCGAAGTCTCCTAGCCTGTTTGCCTATCTCAGCAGCTCGATGTTCTATCGGGATGCCCTGAACGGGATGTACACGTTTGGCGGAATCTATGCGGCGGGCGTGTTGAACTGGTCGGTCGTTGATGTTGGGATCTTCGGTATTCTGGCCATCATCACCGGAGCGATCTTTGCATGGATCGGGGGGCGCGCGGATCGACGCTTTGGTCCTAAGCCGGTGATCACCATCTGCATTCTGGTGCTGACCTTTGTGGCCATCTGCATCGTCTTCATCTCACGCGACAGCGTGTTTGGCATGCCCGTCGAGGCAGACAGCAAGCTGCCTGATATTGGATTTTACATACTGGGCGCGTTGATTGGGGCCGCTGGCGGTGCGCTTCAGTCGGCCAGTCGCACCATGATGGTGCGCCAAGCAAACCCCGACCGCATGACCGAAGCGTTTGGCCTTTATGCCCTTGCGGGCAAGGCCACCAGCTTCCTTGCGCCGTTCCTGATTGGCATCGTCACGGCCACGACGGGCAGTCAGCAGCTCGGCGTCTCACCGCTTATCGGGCTCTTTTTACTGGGACTTGTCCTATTGATCTGGGTTAAACCCAAAGGCACTCACGCGTAG
- the mepA gene encoding penicillin-insensitive murein endopeptidase, translated as MKLFHKFVLIAGLALTGAPVAAQQPAKELFGAARKGTASRSASFGSYAKGCLAGAEQLAETGPTWQAMRLSRNRNWGHPELIDFVQKLSRKAAQQRGWKGLYVGDLSQPRGGPMLTGHRSHQIGLDADIWMLPPKRLNLSTSEREALSSISTRRSKGAYVNKNWTRAHHEIIKAAAEDKRVARIFVFPGAKVQMCKDAKGDRRWLRKIRPWWGHHYHFHVRLSCPKGVKGCVNQAPPPAGDGCKDAEKWVQDILHPKPAPKPTKPTTPRKPRGPLTLKDLPNQCGPVLSSR; from the coding sequence ATGAAGCTGTTCCACAAATTTGTCCTGATCGCCGGTCTTGCCCTCACCGGGGCACCTGTGGCGGCACAACAACCCGCCAAAGAGCTTTTCGGCGCGGCCCGCAAAGGCACCGCAAGCCGTTCGGCCTCGTTTGGGTCCTACGCCAAAGGCTGTTTGGCCGGGGCCGAACAGCTGGCCGAGACCGGACCCACATGGCAGGCCATGCGTCTGTCGCGCAACCGCAACTGGGGCCACCCCGAGCTGATTGACTTTGTGCAGAAGCTGTCGCGCAAAGCCGCCCAACAGCGCGGGTGGAAAGGGCTTTACGTGGGCGACCTTAGCCAGCCGCGCGGCGGGCCGATGCTGACCGGGCACCGGTCGCACCAGATCGGGTTGGATGCCGATATCTGGATGTTGCCACCCAAGCGTCTGAACCTGTCCACCTCTGAACGCGAGGCGCTTTCGTCCATCTCGACCCGCCGGTCGAAAGGCGCTTATGTGAACAAAAACTGGACGCGCGCGCACCACGAAATCATCAAGGCTGCCGCGGAAGACAAACGCGTAGCGCGGATCTTTGTGTTCCCGGGCGCCAAGGTGCAAATGTGCAAGGACGCCAAAGGCGACCGGCGCTGGCTTCGGAAAATTCGCCCGTGGTGGGGACATCACTATCACTTCCACGTGCGCCTTTCCTGCCCCAAAGGGGTGAAGGGCTGCGTAAATCAGGCCCCGCCCCCCGCAGGTGATGGCTGCAAGGATGCCGAGAAATGGGTGCAGGACATTCTGCATCCAAAACCCGCACCGAAACCCACGAAACCAACAACGCCCAGAAAACCTCGTGGCCCCCTGACCCTTAAGGATCTTCCCAATCAATGCGGACCCGTTTTGTCATCGCGATAG
- a CDS encoding esterase-like activity of phytase family protein, translated as MRTRFVIAIAALAALLALDLGAQPASDAQLVSAYRWHGTGENFGGFSGLEVSEDGTDFIAITDRGYIAKGSFEREGGVISGLKTVRLSPLKSPKGEPFGRFRSDSEGLASHMDGPIFVSFEAKHRVMRFGDVKAKGRTLKKHPDFKGLQNNSSLEALAIDRDGTLYTIPERTGLEGSPFPVYRLRAGSQTWEKPFTIPRFAPYLPVGADIGPDGKFYLLERHLSGILGFTNRIRRFDITPDGFRNEVELLRTPVGLHDNLEGLAVWRDDNDSIRLTMVSDDNFKFFQATEFVEYVVLTPSPDQAVPAN; from the coding sequence ATGCGGACCCGTTTTGTCATCGCGATAGCGGCACTTGCCGCGCTATTGGCGCTTGATCTTGGTGCGCAGCCCGCATCGGACGCGCAGCTTGTGTCGGCCTATCGCTGGCATGGCACCGGTGAGAATTTCGGCGGGTTTTCGGGTTTGGAAGTCAGCGAGGATGGCACGGATTTCATCGCGATCACTGACCGTGGCTATATTGCCAAAGGCAGTTTCGAACGCGAGGGGGGCGTCATTTCAGGCCTAAAAACCGTACGCCTTAGTCCGCTGAAATCCCCCAAAGGCGAGCCCTTTGGGCGGTTTCGATCCGATAGCGAAGGATTGGCCTCGCATATGGACGGTCCGATTTTCGTTAGCTTCGAAGCGAAACACCGGGTGATGCGCTTTGGTGACGTTAAAGCCAAGGGACGTACGCTCAAAAAGCATCCCGACTTCAAGGGTTTGCAGAACAACTCGTCTCTGGAAGCCTTGGCCATCGATCGCGACGGCACGCTCTACACCATCCCGGAACGCACAGGTCTTGAAGGATCGCCCTTCCCGGTCTACCGCCTGCGCGCGGGCAGCCAGACATGGGAAAAGCCCTTCACGATCCCGCGCTTCGCACCCTACTTGCCGGTGGGCGCCGACATTGGCCCAGATGGAAAGTTCTATCTTCTGGAACGTCACCTAAGCGGCATTCTGGGCTTCACCAACCGCATCCGCCGCTTCGACATCACCCCGGATGGCTTCCGGAACGAGGTCGAACTTCTCCGCACGCCCGTCGGCTTGCATGACAATCTCGAGGGGCTCGCCGTCTGGCGTGACGACAATGACAGCATCCGCCTGACCATGGTGTCAGACGACAACTTCAAGTTCTTTCAGGCGACCGAATTCGTTGAATACGTGGTTCTGACTCCGTCACCAGATCAGGCAGTTCCCGCCAACTGA
- a CDS encoding queuosine precursor transporter, translated as MTRLLPGVIAMAAIVVASNILVQFLFGQWLTWGAFTYPLAFLVTDVMNRVYGAKAARKVVLAGFVTGVICSFIGTQIMGEFGPLVTLRIAMGSGLAFLTAQLLDVAIFDRLREGRWWRAPVVSTLIGSSVDTAIFFTIAFSGALAFLEPANDVSWAGEVLPLLGSGPMAPLWVSLAVADWMVKLALALLALVPFRVLVTKLSPNPA; from the coding sequence ATGACCCGTCTTCTTCCTGGCGTTATCGCCATGGCCGCCATCGTCGTGGCCTCGAATATCCTAGTGCAATTCCTGTTCGGCCAATGGCTGACCTGGGGCGCCTTCACCTATCCGCTTGCCTTTCTTGTCACCGACGTGATGAACCGCGTCTATGGTGCGAAAGCCGCACGTAAAGTCGTTCTTGCTGGCTTCGTGACCGGCGTGATCTGCAGCTTTATCGGCACTCAGATCATGGGCGAGTTCGGCCCGCTTGTGACCCTGCGCATCGCGATGGGTTCTGGCCTTGCCTTCCTGACTGCGCAACTTCTGGACGTCGCGATCTTTGATCGTCTGCGCGAAGGCCGTTGGTGGCGCGCGCCGGTTGTCTCGACCCTGATCGGCAGCTCGGTGGACACCGCGATCTTCTTCACCATCGCCTTCTCGGGCGCACTGGCCTTCCTGGAACCCGCCAACGATGTATCTTGGGCGGGCGAGGTTCTGCCACTTCTGGGATCAGGCCCAATGGCCCCGCTATGGGTGTCGCTGGCGGTCGCTGACTGGATGGTAAAACTGGCGCTTGCTCTGCTGGCACTGGTGCCATTCCGCGTCCTGGTCACAAAACTTTCACCAAATCCTGCGTGA
- the arfB gene encoding alternative ribosome rescue aminoacyl-tRNA hydrolase ArfB, whose translation MIRVNDDITLQDWELSESFSRSSGPGGQNVNKVSTAVELRFEAARSPHLSQPVKTRLKRIAGRKWAQDGAITIRVEDTRSQARNREIAAERLAEMIRKALVAPKRRIPTKPTKGSQRRRMDTKTKRGQVKALRGRVTDD comes from the coding sequence ATGATCCGCGTGAATGACGATATCACCCTGCAAGACTGGGAACTCAGCGAAAGCTTTTCACGCTCGTCCGGCCCCGGTGGGCAGAATGTGAACAAGGTCTCGACCGCTGTCGAATTGCGGTTCGAAGCAGCACGCTCGCCCCATTTGTCACAACCAGTGAAGACCCGCCTGAAACGTATCGCAGGACGGAAATGGGCGCAGGACGGCGCGATCACCATTCGGGTCGAGGATACCCGAAGCCAAGCCCGCAACCGCGAGATCGCCGCCGAACGTCTGGCCGAGATGATCCGCAAAGCGCTGGTCGCGCCCAAGCGGCGTATTCCCACCAAGCCCACAAAAGGCTCGCAACGACGGCGCATGGACACCAAGACCAAACGCGGACAGGTTAAGGCTCTGCGTGGGCGGGTCACGGACGACTGA
- a CDS encoding aspartate aminotransferase family protein, whose protein sequence is MADTSSILDRRARLLGPNMTTFYREPVHVVRGEGTWLWDADGNRYLDCYNNVPHVGHAHPKVVEAITKQASTLNTHTRYLHEGILDYAERLTGTMDHGLDTMIMVCTGSEANDIALRMGRAMTEKVGIICTDNTYHGNTDLVSQMSSKRTPIGGPVDWVKKVPAPDTLFPLGGSAEAQPQAFADEIQRAINELEEAGYGFGTLILDPFFANEGFHTLPKGFLDPTVAVVRKAGGIIIADEVQPGFGRTGRNFWGHDRIGLVPDIVTMGKPMGNGHPVAAVVTRPEIMAEFRTRFGYFNTFGGNPVSAAAAMAVLDVLEEEELVQNARDTGDYALGLLKDLTHPMIADTRGAGMFMGIEFTRDGDPEGATTFCKDLVEEMRNRGVLLHLMGRHYHGIKIRPPMCFDRAQAELLAETLDAALKAVPA, encoded by the coding sequence ATGGCCGATACCTCTTCGATTCTGGACCGACGCGCACGGCTTCTTGGCCCGAACATGACCACCTTCTATCGCGAGCCGGTCCACGTTGTGCGCGGTGAAGGAACATGGCTGTGGGATGCAGACGGGAACCGCTATCTGGACTGCTACAACAACGTCCCGCATGTCGGACACGCCCACCCGAAAGTGGTTGAAGCGATCACCAAACAGGCCTCGACCCTAAACACCCACACGCGATACCTGCACGAAGGCATTCTGGATTATGCCGAACGCCTGACCGGCACGATGGACCACGGGCTGGACACGATGATCATGGTCTGCACTGGATCCGAGGCCAACGACATTGCTCTGCGGATGGGCCGTGCGATGACCGAGAAGGTTGGCATCATCTGCACCGACAACACATATCACGGCAATACGGACTTGGTCAGCCAGATGTCCTCGAAACGTACGCCGATTGGCGGGCCTGTGGATTGGGTCAAGAAGGTGCCTGCGCCGGATACGTTGTTCCCGCTGGGCGGCAGCGCCGAGGCTCAGCCGCAAGCATTCGCCGACGAAATCCAGCGTGCCATCAACGAGCTGGAAGAGGCAGGGTACGGCTTCGGCACCTTGATCCTCGACCCCTTTTTCGCCAACGAGGGCTTTCACACATTGCCCAAGGGCTTTCTGGACCCAACAGTTGCCGTTGTCCGAAAGGCCGGGGGGATCATCATCGCGGACGAGGTGCAGCCGGGCTTTGGCCGCACCGGGCGCAATTTCTGGGGACATGATCGGATTGGGTTGGTGCCCGACATCGTGACAATGGGCAAACCGATGGGGAACGGGCATCCTGTGGCAGCTGTCGTGACGCGCCCCGAGATCATGGCCGAGTTCCGCACCCGCTTTGGGTACTTCAACACCTTCGGCGGAAACCCGGTCTCGGCTGCCGCCGCAATGGCGGTTCTGGATGTGCTGGAAGAAGAAGAGCTGGTTCAGAACGCACGCGACACCGGCGACTATGCCTTGGGACTGCTTAAAGACCTGACACACCCGATGATCGCGGACACCCGCGGGGCTGGCATGTTCATGGGGATCGAATTCACGCGAGACGGGGACCCGGAGGGCGCAACCACATTCTGCAAAGATCTGGTCGAGGAAATGCGCAATCGCGGCGTACTGTTGCACCTGATGGGGCGGCATTATCACGGGATCAAAATCCGTCCGCCGATGTGTTTTGACCGCGCGCAGGCCGAGCTTCTGGCCGAGACATTGGACGCCGCACTGAAAGCAGTTCCCGCATGA
- a CDS encoding phosphotransferase enzyme family protein, protein MSTVLKQALKAWGAQHVRMIKDRENAVHEVRINGKPAALRLHRPGYQSKAAIRSELDWMGALAERGMRVPSPIPTMDGDLVFSMGSNQCATMVSWVEGAPIGESGVPLDGSAEDQAALYRKVGAELAKLHNLTDDITLPDGFTRHRWDIPGLLGDDPFWGRFWECPALSEDDRNLVLRARAVAHDMATVYLENGADFGLIHADALRENVFIHKDLLTLIDFDDAGFGFRLYDLAVMMTQNVDEPAYDAIKAAALAGYREHRTLSQEAENLLPMFLMMRRFASMGWAVPRYDPTGPEVALYTQRAVTAARKFLGG, encoded by the coding sequence ATGAGCACCGTTTTGAAGCAAGCCTTGAAGGCGTGGGGCGCACAGCATGTGCGGATGATCAAGGACCGCGAAAACGCGGTGCATGAAGTCCGGATCAACGGAAAGCCTGCAGCGCTGCGCTTGCACCGTCCGGGGTATCAATCAAAGGCCGCCATTCGGTCAGAACTCGACTGGATGGGCGCGCTGGCCGAGCGTGGGATGCGGGTGCCCTCGCCCATCCCAACAATGGACGGTGATCTCGTGTTCTCCATGGGATCAAACCAGTGCGCGACGATGGTGTCGTGGGTCGAGGGCGCACCGATCGGGGAAAGCGGCGTACCGCTGGATGGCTCGGCGGAAGACCAGGCCGCGCTGTATCGTAAAGTCGGTGCCGAACTGGCGAAGCTGCACAATCTGACGGATGACATTACCCTGCCCGACGGCTTCACACGGCACCGGTGGGACATCCCGGGACTGTTGGGGGACGACCCGTTTTGGGGACGGTTTTGGGAGTGCCCGGCGCTGAGCGAGGACGACCGGAACTTGGTGCTGCGCGCACGCGCTGTGGCACATGATATGGCCACCGTTTACCTTGAGAACGGCGCAGATTTCGGACTGATCCACGCAGACGCGTTGCGAGAGAACGTGTTCATTCACAAGGACCTACTGACCTTGATCGACTTCGACGACGCAGGGTTTGGATTCCGGCTCTACGACCTTGCGGTGATGATGACCCAGAATGTCGACGAACCCGCATACGATGCGATCAAAGCGGCGGCGCTGGCGGGGTATCGGGAACACCGAACGCTAAGCCAAGAGGCGGAAAACCTTTTGCCTATGTTCCTGATGATGCGCCGCTTTGCCTCGATGGGCTGGGCGGTTCCGCGATACGATCCGACCGGCCCCGAGGTCGCGCTCTACACCCAAAGAGCCGTCACCGCCGCCCGGAAGTTTCTTGGGGGATGA
- the pncB gene encoding nicotinate phosphoribosyltransferase, giving the protein MVDIASRVYNHSWKIDPIVRSLIDTDFYKLLMCQSVFRNKPDTNVTFSLINRSKHVPLADLIDEGELREQLDHIRSLSLSRGESTWLRGNTFYGKRQMFRPDFMEWFEGMRLPPYHLERVGDQYELTFEGSWPEVMLWEIPALSVLMELRSRAVLRGMGRFELQVLYARAMTRAWEKISGLRSLDGLRLADFGTRRRHSYLWQDWCVQAAMEGLGDNFVGTSNCHIAMKRDIEAIGTNAHELPMVYAALAQDDAALARAPYDVLADWQQEHDGNLRIILPDTYGTKGFLDNAPDWLAGWTGIRIDSGDPATGAEIAINWWKSRGEDPTQKMVIFSDGLDTDKIIELHNQFAGRVRTSFGWGTLLTNDFRDLVPDNALAPFSLVCKAVEANGRATVKLSDNPNKAMGPEDEIARYKRVFGVGEQVGMEVVV; this is encoded by the coding sequence ATGGTTGATATTGCGTCTCGAGTCTATAACCACAGCTGGAAGATCGACCCGATCGTCCGGTCCCTGATCGACACCGATTTCTATAAGTTGCTCATGTGCCAGTCGGTCTTTCGCAACAAGCCCGACACCAATGTCACCTTCAGCCTGATCAACCGCTCGAAACACGTTCCCCTCGCCGATCTGATCGACGAAGGCGAACTGCGCGAGCAACTGGATCACATCCGCTCGCTGTCCCTGTCCCGCGGCGAAAGCACATGGCTGCGCGGCAACACCTTCTATGGCAAACGCCAGATGTTCCGCCCCGATTTCATGGAGTGGTTCGAGGGCATGCGCCTGCCGCCCTACCACCTAGAACGCGTCGGCGACCAGTATGAACTGACCTTCGAAGGGTCCTGGCCCGAGGTCATGCTGTGGGAAATCCCCGCCCTCTCGGTCCTTATGGAGCTCCGCTCGCGCGCTGTCCTGCGCGGAATGGGCCGCTTTGAGCTACAAGTCCTCTACGCCCGCGCCATGACCCGCGCGTGGGAGAAGATCTCTGGGCTCCGCTCGCTCGACGGCCTTCGCTTGGCCGATTTCGGCACTCGCCGCCGTCACTCCTATCTCTGGCAAGACTGGTGCGTGCAGGCGGCGATGGAGGGGCTAGGAGATAACTTCGTTGGTACCTCAAACTGCCACATCGCCATGAAACGTGACATCGAGGCGATCGGCACCAATGCCCACGAACTGCCCATGGTCTACGCCGCACTGGCCCAAGACGACGCGGCGCTGGCCCGCGCGCCCTATGACGTGCTTGCCGACTGGCAACAGGAACACGACGGCAACCTACGCATCATCCTGCCCGACACCTATGGCACCAAGGGCTTTCTGGACAATGCGCCCGATTGGCTTGCCGGCTGGACCGGCATCCGCATCGACAGCGGAGACCCCGCCACGGGTGCCGAGATCGCCATCAACTGGTGGAAATCCCGCGGCGAGGATCCGACCCAGAAAATGGTCATCTTCTCGGATGGACTGGACACCGACAAAATCATCGAACTGCACAACCAATTCGCAGGCCGCGTCCGCACCAGCTTTGGCTGGGGAACCCTGCTGACGAACGATTTCCGAGACCTCGTACCCGACAATGCCCTCGCCCCATTCTCGCTGGTCTGTAAGGCGGTCGAGGCGAACGGACGCGCGACGGTGAAGCTCTCCGACAACCCCAACAAGGCGATGGGGCCGGAGGACGAAATTGCGCGCTATAAGCGTGTGTTTGGGGTTGGTGAGCAGGTCGGGATGGAGGTCGTGGTCTAG
- the pncA gene encoding bifunctional nicotinamidase/pyrazinamidase, giving the protein MRNADEALIVIDVQNDFCPGGALAVEGGDQIVSLINTMLPDFAVKVLTQDWHPAGHSSFATSHDGKAPFEVTEMPYGTQVLWPDHCVQGTDGAAFHPDLLTDPADLVIRKGFRPQIDSYSAFFENDQTTPTGLEGYLRTRGVTKLTMVGLATDFCVAYSAIDGAKLGFDVTVLEPACRAIDLDGSLQVARDNMRAAGVSLEA; this is encoded by the coding sequence ATGCGCAACGCAGACGAAGCCCTGATCGTGATCGACGTGCAGAATGATTTCTGCCCCGGTGGCGCTCTTGCGGTCGAAGGTGGCGATCAGATCGTGTCCCTGATCAACACCATGCTGCCCGACTTTGCCGTGAAAGTGCTCACGCAAGACTGGCACCCGGCTGGCCACAGCTCGTTTGCCACATCTCATGACGGTAAAGCCCCGTTTGAGGTGACCGAGATGCCCTATGGCACCCAAGTCCTCTGGCCTGACCATTGCGTTCAGGGCACCGATGGCGCGGCGTTCCACCCGGACCTTCTGACCGACCCAGCCGACTTGGTGATCCGCAAAGGCTTCCGCCCGCAGATCGACAGCTATTCCGCGTTCTTTGAGAACGACCAGACCACGCCCACCGGGTTGGAAGGTTACCTGCGTACCCGTGGTGTGACCAAGCTGACCATGGTTGGCCTCGCCACTGATTTCTGCGTTGCTTACTCGGCCATCGACGGGGCCAAGCTGGGCTTTGACGTTACCGTTCTTGAACCCGCTTGCCGCGCCATCGACCTTGATGGTTCGCTTCAGGTGGCGCGCGATAACATGCGTGCCGCTGGCGTATCTCTGGAGGCCTAA
- a CDS encoding polysaccharide biosynthesis/export family protein, with product MRFVLIAVSALILAGCGAPRGAAVQSEIVGGGAESTADLAVYNVTKATMPAISRWPAPNSEGAYSWPSRGAAAADKPIRAFDRVDVTVWDSEESSLLSSPNQNTVEMKNMQVSAGGTIFLPFVGTVHIAGMPHSAARARIQRKYVEAIPSAQVQLNVVQGTRGTVSVVAGVSRPGPITLDDPSFTVLNAIAAAGGPERGLENPSVKLVRGNHTYLRPLTQVMSSASYDTYLQPGDKLAVENDSRYFRSLGAASKEALIPFSKSEISALDAMSLIGGLSENRANPKGILILREYPQSVVRQDDQGPDNARSVFVIDLTTADGLFSAGKFQIHSKDTVLVTESSVAATNTLIGLLRNLTGLAVNVNKL from the coding sequence ATGCGTTTTGTTTTAATTGCGGTGTCGGCCCTTATTTTAGCCGGCTGTGGCGCACCTCGGGGTGCTGCCGTTCAATCAGAAATTGTAGGCGGTGGCGCGGAAAGCACAGCAGATCTGGCTGTGTACAACGTGACCAAGGCGACCATGCCAGCGATTTCTCGCTGGCCTGCGCCCAATTCTGAAGGCGCCTATTCTTGGCCATCGCGCGGAGCGGCCGCGGCAGACAAGCCGATCAGAGCGTTTGACCGCGTGGATGTAACTGTTTGGGACAGTGAGGAATCATCGCTTCTGTCGAGCCCCAACCAGAACACCGTCGAGATGAAGAATATGCAAGTCTCTGCTGGCGGCACGATCTTCCTGCCTTTCGTCGGCACAGTTCATATCGCGGGCATGCCCCATTCTGCAGCCCGCGCCCGGATTCAGCGCAAGTATGTCGAAGCTATTCCCTCGGCTCAGGTTCAGTTGAATGTGGTGCAAGGCACACGTGGCACGGTTTCCGTCGTCGCGGGCGTATCGCGTCCCGGACCGATCACGCTGGATGATCCAAGCTTCACCGTACTGAATGCCATCGCAGCTGCTGGCGGCCCGGAGCGGGGATTGGAGAACCCCAGCGTTAAGCTGGTCCGTGGCAATCATACCTATCTGCGCCCACTGACGCAGGTGATGTCCAGCGCATCCTATGACACATATCTGCAGCCCGGCGATAAACTGGCGGTCGAGAATGACAGCCGCTATTTCCGCTCGCTGGGGGCTGCCTCGAAAGAAGCATTGATCCCCTTCTCGAAGTCCGAGATCTCGGCGCTTGATGCGATGTCACTGATTGGCGGTCTGTCGGAAAACCGTGCCAATCCGAAAGGCATCCTGATCCTGCGCGAGTATCCGCAATCTGTTGTGCGGCAAGACGATCAGGGGCCGGACAATGCGCGCAGCGTCTTTGTGATCGACCTGACCACTGCCGACGGCCTGTTCAGCGCTGGCAAGTTCCAAATCCACAGCAAGGACACTGTACTTGTCACCGAAAGCTCTGTTGCGGCGACCAACACCTTGATCGGGCTCTTGCGGAACCTGACGGGCTTGGCGGTGAATGTGAACAAGCTGTAG
- a CDS encoding ABC transporter ATP-binding protein has product MIRIRNLRKAYRMQGQTKVVADNISVKFEPGKVIGLLGRNGAGKSSLLRMVAGTMRQDGGSIDIDGTVSWPVGFAGSFHKDLTGAQNTKFLARIYGVDTEELREYVEDFAELGQQFYLPVRTYSSGMRSRLAFGLSMGIKFDVYLVDEVTSVGDAAFRKKSMRVFRDRMESSGALLVTHNLRVISNVCDAACILDEGRLTYYDDVEEAVALHREMTA; this is encoded by the coding sequence ATGATTCGGATCCGAAACCTGCGCAAAGCCTATCGCATGCAAGGGCAGACCAAGGTCGTTGCTGACAACATCTCGGTCAAGTTCGAGCCTGGCAAGGTGATCGGATTGTTGGGCCGCAACGGTGCGGGAAAGTCCAGCCTTCTGCGCATGGTCGCCGGAACGATGCGTCAGGACGGCGGCTCCATTGATATTGATGGTACAGTTAGCTGGCCGGTTGGCTTCGCTGGCAGCTTCCATAAGGATCTGACCGGTGCGCAGAACACCAAGTTTCTGGCGCGCATCTATGGTGTCGATACGGAAGAACTGCGCGAGTATGTTGAAGACTTCGCCGAACTAGGCCAGCAATTCTATTTGCCCGTACGCACCTATTCTTCGGGTATGCGGTCGCGTCTTGCATTTGGCCTGTCCATGGGCATCAAGTTTGACGTCTATCTGGTGGACGAAGTCACCTCGGTTGGCGATGCGGCCTTCCGCAAGAAAAGCATGCGCGTATTCCGCGACCGGATGGAAAGCAGTGGGGCGCTTCTGGTGACACACAACCTTCGTGTGATTAGCAATGTATGCGACGCAGCGTGTATTCTCGATGAAGGTCGCCTGACCTATTATGACGATGTCGAAGAGGCAGTCGCACTGCACCGCGAGATGACCGCCTGA